TGAGCATAATTGACTGTATTGCAACCTGCTCCACCAACACCGATCATCTTTATTTTAGCCATATATTTTGGCTCTTGCACCAATTCCAACATAAAGTTCCTCCTTTTTTCTTTCCCCTGTTCTCCATTTAGAGAACACTAAAAATATTTTGTAAACCAATCTTCAAACCGTTTTTTAAGGGCGTCAAATACACCCACACCCTTGGATTTTTTAATGAGCGTCTGATTCTTCTTTTCATAACCGTAAAGCACCAACCCCACACCGGTTGCATATATCGGGTCAAGAATGATGTCTGTGAGTCCTCCGATTCTTCGTGGAATACCGATCTTCACCGGTAGATTGAATATCTCCTCCGCCATCTGCGCCAGACCGTTCAATCTTGCAGTACCACCGGTGATAACGCATCCGGCGGCGAGAACATCGGAGAACCCGCTCTTCTTGATTGCCTTGTTGGTGATCATAAGAATCTCTTCCACCCTTGGAGCGACTATCGAATAGAGCTGTTCCTTGGTGATAAAACGGTCTTCCCTGCCTCCGATACCAGGCACCTTGATTTCATCTTTTTTCTCTTCAGGGGTTATTGAAAGCGTCGCATATTTCTTCTTTATCGTCTCCGCCTGTTTATAGGGAGTCCTTATTCCGATGGCGATGTCATTTGTAATATATTCTCCGCCGAGAGGGATTACCTCTGTATGTCTGATGGCGCCGTCATAGAAGATCGCCAGATCAGTCGTTCCACCTCCGATATCAAGCAGGCAAACCCCGAGGTCGAGTTCATCCGGCTGGAGTACGGAATAGGAAGAAGCCAATGGTTGGAGCACAAGATCCTTCACTTTCAGCCCTGCCTTTTCTAATGCGGTGTAGATATTCTGTGCAGAAGTCACCGCTGCAGTAACGATATGGACCTCTGCCTCCAGTTTCACACCGCTCATTCCCACCGGATCCTTGATTCCCCTCTCGTTGTCAACGATATATTCAATCGGTATTGCATGAATAATCTCTCTGTCCAGAGGTAGAGCAATCGCCTGTGCCTGTTCAATGACCCGTTCGATATCACGTTTCGAGATCACTCCTCCGGCCCTCGAGGTTGCGATCATCGCATGGGCGTTTATACTCTCGATATGCGAACCCGAGATACCGGCATAACAGGAATCCACTTTGACACCAGCCATACGAGATGCCTCATCTATTGATCTGTTTATTGACTCTACAGCTTTTTCCAGATTAATAATCACCCCCCTTTTCAATCCGTGCGAAGATGTAGAGCCGACTCCCACAACCTTCAACTCGTTCTCGTCAACCTCAGCAATGATCGCAGCAACCTTCGTCGTTCCAAGATCAACGCCAACTATTCTTTCTTTCTTTGGCATTATCTCCTCCTTGATTGTGTTTTTTCAGGATTCAACTTCTCTTTCATAGAAGTTGCTCCTCTTTTGACAATAACCTGCGTATCGAACCTCAGGTCAACGATTGATTGACCTTTGAGATCCAGTAAATTCAATCTTTCTATCAAATACTTTCTCTTCTTTAAATCATGCGTCCCGACAATATATTGAACACCTTTATATTCCAGTACTCCTTCTTCCTGTGAAATAAT
This window of the candidate division WOR-3 bacterium genome carries:
- the ftsA gene encoding cell division protein FtsA, which translates into the protein MPKKERIVGVDLGTTKVAAIIAEVDENELKVVGVGSTSSHGLKRGVIINLEKAVESINRSIDEASRMAGVKVDSCYAGISGSHIESINAHAMIATSRAGGVISKRDIERVIEQAQAIALPLDREIIHAIPIEYIVDNERGIKDPVGMSGVKLEAEVHIVTAAVTSAQNIYTALEKAGLKVKDLVLQPLASSYSVLQPDELDLGVCLLDIGGGTTDLAIFYDGAIRHTEVIPLGGEYITNDIAIGIRTPYKQAETIKKKYATLSITPEEKKDEIKVPGIGGREDRFITKEQLYSIVAPRVEEILMITNKAIKKSGFSDVLAAGCVITGGTARLNGLAQMAEEIFNLPVKIGIPRRIGGLTDIILDPIYATGVGLVLYGYEKKNQTLIKKSKGVGVFDALKKRFEDWFTKYF